Proteins encoded together in one Polaribacter reichenbachii window:
- the dnaX gene encoding DNA polymerase III subunit gamma/tau, protein MEHFIVSARKYRPQNFEDVVGQQAITNTLENAIKNNHLAQALLFTGPRGVGKTSCARILAKKINQQDVEVSDDEDFAFNIFELDAASNNSVDDIRNLTDQVRIPPQSGKYKVYIIDEVHMLSQAAFNAFLKTLEEPPAHAIFILATTEKHKIIPTILSRCQIFDFKRIGVLDAKNYLKTICEKENITAEDDALHIIAQKADGAMRDALSIFDRVVSFSGKELTREAVTENLNVLDYDTYFNMTDLLLNNKIPDVLNAFNSILGKGFEGHHFINGLASHFRDLLVAKDKVTLDLLEVGDTAKKKYLEQSTKASIPFLMQAINKANDCDLNYRTSKNQRLLVELTLMQIASITFDGEKKKPANYIIPATFFQALSPAPKKAVKPVVNKVEVSQPKTSEEIKPKLGKPILKSVKRRTSSLTLKSIHEKKVVKKSIAEENYDNHPKDPFKEETLQNHWKEYPVLLRKKGENNLASIIASGTPKLSKGFEIIYTVPSNLMKDEFLKGRPKLLAFLREKLNNYGISINVEVNETIQKKFAYTSQEKFNKLKEKNPLLEKLRQTFELDF, encoded by the coding sequence ATGGAGCATTTTATAGTTTCTGCACGTAAATACAGACCACAAAATTTTGAGGATGTTGTTGGGCAACAAGCCATAACTAACACGTTAGAGAACGCTATAAAAAACAACCATTTAGCACAAGCCTTATTGTTTACAGGTCCACGTGGAGTTGGTAAAACTTCTTGTGCACGTATTTTGGCTAAGAAAATAAATCAGCAAGATGTAGAAGTTTCTGATGATGAAGATTTTGCTTTTAATATTTTTGAATTGGATGCTGCTTCTAATAATTCGGTTGATGATATTAGAAATTTAACCGATCAAGTACGTATACCACCACAATCTGGTAAATACAAAGTTTATATTATTGATGAGGTGCACATGTTATCTCAAGCTGCATTCAATGCTTTTTTAAAGACTTTAGAAGAACCACCTGCACACGCCATTTTTATTTTAGCTACTACAGAAAAGCATAAAATAATACCTACAATATTATCTCGTTGTCAAATATTCGATTTTAAAAGAATTGGTGTTTTAGATGCTAAAAATTATCTAAAAACCATTTGCGAAAAAGAAAACATTACAGCAGAAGATGATGCTTTACATATTATTGCCCAAAAAGCTGATGGTGCAATGCGTGATGCTTTATCTATTTTTGATAGAGTTGTTAGTTTTTCTGGCAAAGAATTAACTCGTGAAGCTGTAACCGAAAACTTAAATGTTTTAGATTACGATACCTATTTTAATATGACAGATTTGTTGCTAAACAACAAAATACCTGATGTATTAAATGCATTTAATTCCATTTTAGGTAAAGGTTTTGAAGGGCATCATTTTATAAATGGTTTAGCGAGTCATTTTAGAGATTTGCTAGTTGCTAAAGACAAAGTAACTTTAGATTTATTAGAAGTTGGTGATACTGCTAAAAAGAAATATTTAGAGCAATCTACCAAAGCAAGTATTCCTTTTTTAATGCAAGCGATTAACAAAGCGAATGATTGCGATTTAAACTACAGAACTAGTAAAAATCAGCGATTGCTGGTGGAATTAACTTTAATGCAGATTGCCTCTATCACTTTTGATGGAGAAAAAAAAAAGCCAGCTAACTACATAATTCCTGCAACATTTTTTCAAGCACTTTCTCCTGCTCCTAAAAAAGCAGTAAAACCTGTTGTAAATAAAGTAGAGGTTTCGCAACCAAAAACATCAGAAGAAATAAAACCAAAACTAGGAAAACCAATTTTAAAATCGGTAAAAAGGCGTACTTCTTCTCTTACTTTAAAAAGTATTCATGAGAAAAAAGTAGTGAAAAAATCTATTGCTGAAGAAAATTACGATAATCATCCAAAAGATCCATTTAAAGAAGAAACTTTACAAAATCATTGGAAAGAATATCCTGTATTATTACGTAAAAAAGGTGAAAACAATTTAGCTTCAATTATTGCTTCAGGAACTCCAAAACTATCAAAAGGTTTTGAAATCATTTATACTGTACCTAGTAATTTAATGAAAGATGAGTTCTTAAAAGGTAGACCAAAATTATTGGCTTTTTTAAGAGAAAAACTAAACAATTACGGTATTTCTATAAATGTTGAGGTTAACGAAACAATTCAGAAGAAATTCGCATACACGAGTCAAGAAAAATTTAACAAGCTAAAAGAGAAAAACCCTTTACTCGAAAAACTACGTCAAACTTTTGAGCTAGACTTCTAA
- the msrA gene encoding peptide-methionine (S)-S-oxide reductase MsrA, whose protein sequence is MKLLKPILSIAFSFLLISCFSFSKKEENETLIKTYKPNKNTKVAYFASGCFWCVEAIFESVAGVEEAVSGYAGGETKNPTYQSIGTGKTGHAETVAVYYNPKEVSFETLVTVFFGSHNPTTKNGQHPDYGTQYRSIAFYQTEKEKKIIEDKIAKLNKEVYDGKIVTEVTQHSKFYEAEEYHQDFEKRNPNQGYVKAVSIPRLNKFKKKFPELLKEKN, encoded by the coding sequence ATGAAGCTACTAAAACCTATTTTATCAATTGCCTTTTCTTTTTTATTAATTTCTTGTTTTAGCTTTTCGAAAAAAGAAGAAAATGAAACATTAATAAAAACATACAAACCCAATAAAAATACTAAAGTTGCTTATTTCGCAAGCGGATGTTTTTGGTGTGTAGAAGCCATTTTTGAAAGTGTAGCAGGAGTAGAAGAAGCAGTTTCTGGTTATGCAGGTGGAGAAACTAAAAACCCAACTTATCAATCTATTGGAACAGGAAAAACTGGGCACGCAGAAACTGTAGCAGTATATTACAACCCTAAAGAAGTAAGTTTTGAAACTTTAGTAACCGTTTTTTTTGGATCACATAATCCTACTACTAAAAACGGACAGCATCCAGATTATGGAACTCAATATAGATCCATTGCTTTTTATCAAACGGAAAAAGAAAAGAAAATTATAGAAGATAAAATTGCTAAATTAAATAAAGAAGTTTACGATGGTAAAATAGTAACAGAAGTAACCCAACATAGTAAATTTTACGAGGCTGAAGAATATCATCAAGACTTTGAAAAAAGAAACCCAAATCAAGGTTATGTAAAAGCGGTTTCGATTCCTAGATTAAATAAGTTTAAAAAGAAATTTCCAGAGTTATTAAAAGAAAAAAACTAA
- a CDS encoding helix-turn-helix domain-containing protein: MKKNKILDKIRKYRSKYVDIFVDYTFDLSNRIQFLLEQKSMDQKDLAKALGKNESEVSKWLSGSHNFTLKTVARIEDILGDKLIEIVNEKPLQKEEKVCVYFINSDQLYTPRNYNPLKERVPLKKYSQNYRNTVLADC; this comes from the coding sequence ATGAAAAAAAATAAGATATTAGACAAAATACGAAAGTATCGCTCTAAATACGTTGATATTTTTGTTGATTATACATTTGATTTATCTAATAGAATTCAGTTCCTACTTGAACAAAAATCTATGGATCAAAAGGATTTAGCAAAGGCTTTAGGCAAAAATGAGTCAGAAGTAAGTAAATGGCTGTCTGGTTCACATAATTTTACTTTAAAGACTGTTGCTAGAATTGAAGATATTTTGGGTGACAAATTAATTGAAATTGTAAATGAAAAACCTCTTCAAAAAGAGGAAAAAGTTTGCGTTTATTTTATTAATTCTGACCAATTATATACTCCTAGAAATTATAATCCATTAAAAGAGAGAGTTCCATTAAAAAAATATTCACAAAATTACAGAAATACAGTATTGGCTGATTGTTAA
- a CDS encoding TonB-dependent receptor family protein, whose protein sequence is MRKVISVGIALIAMIINAQEKKKENSSLDSVQKLDQIIVSSKAIFGNKFVAKNRTGSAYYLSAKELQKFSFTDINKALRSVPGVSIYEEDGFGLRPNISLRGTSPERSSKITLMEDGVLIAPAPYSASSAYYFSTIARMEAIEVLKGSSQIQYGPFTTGGAINMVSAQIPTEFNGKVRASYGSYNSNQLHAKIGGGNKTIGYVLEYLNYGSDGFKTLPSGKNTGFNKNDVVAKIKANLFTNAIVKQSLEFKFQYSDEVSNETYLGLTETDFNNNPFARYASSNEDKMTTDHTQYALTYKIDFSKNLRVTTTAYQNNFARNWYKLNDVTFNGDKQSISNVINNPNILTDHFAIINGSINSESDALGIKANNREYTSQGIQTKLDYHWYKGDTFHDLEIGLRYHYDEEDRFQWVDKYSISNTGSLALTTAGVAGTDANRISSAIAFASYVTYKIKFKNWTFTPGIRYENISLEREDFGSDDVNRTGVNLSERENNVAIFIPGIGTNYKFNNDFSIFGGIHKGFSPPGNQDGQEPEESINYELGTRFTIAGINGELVGFFNDYSNLLGSDLAASGGTGSLDQFNAGEVNVNGFELLLNYNFAKKDAKIALPISFGYTYTNTEFKSNFGSSNDLWGSVTVGDEIPYIPKNQFNIGFSVEHSDFEINLNARYSGAFRTLAGSGDIPDNEKVDSNFIVDASAKYFLTNSLSITANIINILDETYAVSKVPAGLRPGHPFGIYGGLEFKF, encoded by the coding sequence ATGAGGAAAGTTATTTCTGTTGGTATAGCTCTAATTGCAATGATAATTAATGCTCAAGAAAAAAAGAAAGAAAATTCTTCTTTAGATTCCGTGCAAAAATTAGATCAAATAATAGTATCATCTAAAGCTATTTTTGGTAATAAATTTGTGGCTAAAAATAGAACTGGTTCTGCTTATTATTTATCAGCTAAAGAATTACAAAAGTTTAGTTTTACAGATATTAATAAAGCGTTAAGAAGTGTACCCGGAGTTAGTATTTATGAAGAAGATGGTTTTGGTTTGCGCCCAAACATAAGTTTAAGAGGTACATCTCCAGAAAGAAGTTCTAAAATAACTTTAATGGAAGATGGTGTTTTAATTGCTCCTGCTCCTTACAGTGCTTCTTCTGCATATTATTTTTCTACCATTGCCAGAATGGAAGCTATAGAAGTTCTAAAAGGTAGCAGTCAAATACAATATGGCCCTTTTACAACTGGTGGAGCTATTAATATGGTTTCTGCTCAAATTCCTACTGAATTTAATGGTAAAGTGAGAGCAAGTTATGGTAGTTACAATTCTAATCAATTACATGCAAAAATTGGTGGAGGCAATAAAACTATTGGTTATGTTTTAGAATATTTAAACTATGGTTCTGATGGTTTTAAAACTTTACCAAGTGGTAAAAATACTGGGTTTAATAAAAATGATGTTGTTGCTAAAATAAAAGCAAATCTTTTTACGAATGCAATTGTTAAACAATCACTAGAATTTAAATTTCAATATTCGGATGAAGTTAGTAACGAAACCTATTTAGGACTTACTGAAACTGATTTTAACAATAATCCATTTGCTAGGTACGCTTCTTCTAATGAAGATAAAATGACAACAGATCATACACAATATGCATTAACCTATAAAATTGATTTTTCTAAAAATTTAAGAGTAACAACAACTGCATATCAAAACAACTTTGCTAGAAATTGGTATAAATTAAATGATGTTACTTTTAATGGTGATAAGCAGTCTATTTCTAATGTAATAAATAATCCAAACATTTTAACAGATCATTTTGCAATAATAAATGGCTCAATAAATTCTGAATCAGATGCCTTAGGTATTAAAGCAAACAATAGAGAATACACTTCACAAGGTATACAAACCAAATTAGATTACCATTGGTACAAAGGTGATACTTTTCACGATTTAGAAATAGGTTTACGTTATCATTATGATGAAGAAGATCGTTTTCAATGGGTAGATAAATACAGCATTTCAAATACTGGTAGTTTAGCTTTAACTACAGCTGGTGTTGCAGGTACAGATGCCAATAGAATTTCTAGCGCCATTGCTTTCGCTTCTTATGTAACCTATAAAATAAAATTTAAAAATTGGACATTTACTCCTGGTATTCGCTATGAAAACATTAGCTTAGAGAGAGAAGATTTTGGCTCTGATGATGTTAATAGAACTGGAGTAAATCTTTCTGAAAGAGAAAATAATGTTGCTATTTTTATACCAGGAATTGGTACAAATTACAAATTTAACAACGACTTTTCAATTTTTGGAGGTATACACAAAGGTTTTTCACCTCCAGGAAATCAAGATGGTCAAGAACCTGAAGAAAGTATTAATTACGAATTAGGTACTCGTTTTACAATTGCAGGTATAAATGGAGAGCTTGTTGGTTTTTTTAACGATTATTCTAACCTTTTAGGAAGCGATTTAGCTGCTTCTGGAGGAACTGGTTCTTTAGATCAGTTTAATGCTGGTGAAGTAAATGTTAATGGATTTGAGTTATTATTAAACTATAATTTCGCAAAAAAAGATGCTAAAATAGCTTTACCTATCTCTTTTGGATATACCTATACAAATACAGAATTTAAATCTAATTTTGGAAGTTCAAATGATTTATGGGGAAGTGTTACAGTTGGTGATGAAATACCTTATATCCCTAAAAATCAATTTAATATTGGTTTTTCTGTGGAACATTCTGATTTTGAAATTAATTTAAATGCACGTTATAGTGGAGCGTTTAGAACACTTGCTGGTTCTGGAGATATCCCAGACAATGAAAAGGTAGATAGCAATTTTATTGTTGATGCTTCTGCTAAATATTTTTTAACAAACTCATTAAGTATAACAGCAAATATTATAAATATATTAGATGAAACTTATGCAGTTTCTAAAGTACCTGCAGGTTTAAGACCTGGACATCCTTTTGGTATATATGGTGGCTTAGAATTTAAATTCTAA
- the guaB gene encoding IMP dehydrogenase, with translation MIAHENKILGEGLTYDDVLLVPAFSQVLPREVSIQTKFTRNITINVPIVSAAMDTVTESSLAIAMAREGGIGVLHKNMTIEQQAQEVRKVKRAESGMILDPVTLPLTAVVADAKNNMREHSIGGIPVVDKDGKLEGIVTNRDLRFEHNNSRPIVEVMTSENLITADVGTSLKDAEAILQKNKIEKLLIVDKDYKLKGLITFRDITKVTQKPIANKDTYGRLRVAAALGVTQDAVDRAEALVNAGVDAVIIDTAHGHTEGVVKVLRNLKEKFPNLDVVVGNIATPEAAQYLVAAGADAVKVGIGPGSICTTRVVAGVGFPQFSAVLEVANAIKGSGVPVIADGGIRYTGDIPKAIAAGADTVMLGSLLAGTKESPGETIIYEGRKFKSYRGMGSVEAMKQGSKDRYFQDVEDDIKKLVPEGIVGRVPYKGELFESIHQFVGGLRAGMGYCGAKDVETLKETGQFVRITASGINESHPHDVAITKESPNYSRR, from the coding sequence ATGATAGCACACGAAAACAAAATTTTAGGAGAAGGGTTAACTTACGACGACGTTCTTTTAGTTCCAGCTTTTTCTCAAGTTCTTCCAAGAGAAGTTAGTATTCAAACAAAATTTACGAGAAACATTACTATTAATGTACCAATAGTTTCAGCAGCTATGGATACTGTTACAGAATCTTCTTTAGCAATTGCTATGGCAAGAGAAGGTGGTATTGGTGTTTTACATAAAAATATGACTATTGAGCAACAAGCTCAAGAAGTTAGAAAAGTAAAAAGAGCAGAAAGTGGTATGATTTTAGATCCTGTTACTTTGCCTTTAACTGCTGTTGTTGCAGACGCTAAAAATAATATGCGTGAGCATAGTATTGGAGGTATACCTGTAGTTGATAAAGATGGTAAGTTAGAAGGAATTGTAACCAACAGAGATTTACGTTTTGAGCATAATAATAGCAGACCTATTGTTGAAGTAATGACAAGTGAAAACTTAATTACTGCAGATGTTGGTACTTCTTTAAAAGACGCTGAAGCTATTCTTCAAAAAAATAAAATAGAAAAACTTTTAATTGTAGATAAAGATTACAAATTAAAAGGATTAATTACATTTAGAGATATTACTAAAGTTACTCAAAAACCAATTGCAAACAAAGATACTTATGGTAGATTAAGAGTTGCTGCAGCTTTGGGGGTAACACAAGATGCTGTTGATAGAGCAGAAGCTTTGGTAAATGCTGGCGTAGATGCTGTGATTATTGATACTGCTCACGGACATACAGAAGGTGTTGTAAAAGTATTAAGAAATTTAAAAGAAAAGTTTCCGAATTTAGATGTTGTTGTAGGTAATATTGCTACTCCAGAAGCAGCTCAATATTTAGTTGCTGCTGGCGCAGATGCTGTAAAAGTTGGTATTGGACCAGGTTCTATTTGTACTACAAGAGTTGTTGCTGGTGTTGGTTTTCCTCAGTTTTCTGCAGTGTTAGAAGTTGCAAATGCTATAAAAGGTAGTGGAGTTCCTGTAATTGCTGATGGTGGAATTCGTTATACTGGTGATATTCCTAAAGCAATTGCTGCAGGAGCAGACACAGTTATGTTAGGTTCTTTATTAGCAGGTACTAAAGAATCTCCTGGAGAAACAATTATTTACGAAGGTAGAAAGTTTAAATCTTATAGAGGAATGGGTTCTGTAGAAGCTATGAAACAAGGCTCTAAAGACAGATACTTTCAAGATGTAGAAGATGATATTAAAAAATTAGTTCCTGAAGGAATTGTAGGTCGTGTACCTTATAAAGGTGAATTGTTTGAAAGTATTCATCAATTTGTTGGTGGTTTGCGTGCAGGAATGGGTTATTGTGGAGCTAAAGATGTAGAAACATTAAAAGAAACTGGTCAGTTTGTTAGAATTACTGCAAGCGGAATTAACGAAAGTCATCCTCATGACGTAGCTATCACAAAAGAATCACCAAATTATAGTAGAAGATAG
- a CDS encoding RbsD/FucU domain-containing protein, producing MLKTSVIHPTIMEVLARSGHFAQVVIADGNLPVGAMNGPNSTTVHLNFKPGLLDALTVLEGILEVCPIQGAIVMQKPAEANAEIHNSYKELLGDVSWDEMERWAFYDKIRDPLTTLIIQTGEQRRFANLILTVGVVKMAEESNF from the coding sequence ATGCTTAAAACATCAGTAATACACCCAACAATAATGGAAGTTCTTGCACGTTCAGGACACTTTGCACAAGTAGTAATAGCAGATGGTAATTTACCTGTTGGTGCTATGAATGGACCTAATTCTACAACTGTTCACTTAAATTTTAAACCAGGTTTATTAGATGCTTTAACTGTTCTAGAAGGTATTTTAGAAGTTTGCCCAATACAAGGCGCAATTGTTATGCAAAAACCAGCAGAAGCAAATGCAGAAATACATAATTCTTACAAAGAATTATTAGGTGATGTTTCTTGGGATGAAATGGAACGTTGGGCTTTTTATGATAAAATAAGAGATCCGTTAACAACATTAATTATTCAAACAGGAGAGCAAAGAAGATTTGCGAATCTAATACTTACAGTTGGTGTTGTAAAAATGGCAGAAGAAAGTAATTTTTAA
- a CDS encoding outer membrane beta-barrel protein: MKLKTTMIILFLGLNSLAQIKFEKGYFITNNGQKIEGLIKNNEWLQNPNFLIYKKTIDAEQKKLTLKEVKGFGVYGSSKYIKAIVNIDKSSKILKELNEFKEPKFEQEEIFLKVLIEGDTNLYSYKNGNLVRFFFNKNNSEIEQLIFKKYKTTEGKIAINDKFKQQLWVSLKCENISFKTFKNLDYKEQDLIHFFERYYNCMQSEYISFKKNKDQDLFNLTLRAGLNNSSLKTGNNTFDADSPYFPDFGNQLGLRLGVELEFIMPFNKNKWGFIIEPTYQSYKADVDQKNSTSVDYSSIELPIGVRHYFFLNNSSKLYINGSIIIDFSNGELLSQEIQSSSNFGFGVGFKSQEKYSIEFRYHTNRDLFNNYLNNYSEYKTMSIIFGYTIF, from the coding sequence ATGAAATTAAAAACCACTATGATCATCCTATTCTTAGGATTAAATTCTTTAGCACAAATTAAATTTGAAAAAGGCTATTTTATTACAAATAACGGGCAAAAAATTGAAGGCCTTATTAAGAATAATGAATGGTTACAAAATCCTAATTTTCTTATTTACAAGAAGACAATTGATGCTGAACAAAAAAAATTAACGCTTAAAGAAGTTAAGGGCTTTGGTGTTTATGGTTCGTCAAAATATATTAAAGCCATTGTTAATATTGATAAATCTAGTAAAATTTTAAAAGAATTAAATGAATTTAAAGAACCTAAATTCGAACAAGAAGAAATCTTTTTGAAGGTATTAATAGAAGGTGATACCAATTTGTATTCTTATAAAAATGGAAATTTAGTAAGATTCTTTTTCAACAAAAATAATTCTGAAATTGAGCAATTAATATTTAAAAAATATAAAACTACAGAAGGTAAAATTGCTATAAATGATAAATTTAAACAACAATTATGGGTAAGTTTAAAATGTGAAAACATATCATTCAAAACATTTAAAAATTTAGATTACAAAGAGCAAGATCTTATTCATTTTTTTGAAAGATATTACAACTGTATGCAATCTGAATATATTTCTTTTAAAAAGAATAAAGACCAAGATTTATTTAATCTTACACTTAGAGCTGGGCTTAACAATTCTTCTTTAAAAACTGGCAATAACACTTTTGATGCTGATAGCCCATATTTTCCTGATTTTGGAAATCAATTAGGTCTTAGATTAGGAGTTGAATTAGAGTTTATTATGCCATTTAATAAAAATAAATGGGGATTTATAATAGAGCCAACTTACCAATCTTATAAGGCAGATGTTGACCAAAAAAATTCTACCTCTGTAGATTATAGTTCAATAGAATTACCAATTGGAGTAAGACATTATTTCTTTCTTAATAATAGCTCTAAATTGTATATTAATGGATCTATAATTATTGATTTTAGTAATGGAGAATTACTGAGTCAAGAAATACAATCTAGTTCTAATTTTGGTTTTGGTGTTGGTTTTAAAAGTCAAGAAAAATATTCTATAGAATTTAGATATCATACCAATAGAGACCTCTTCAATAATTATTTAAATAATTATTCTGAATATAAAACGATGTCTATTATATTTGGATATACTATATTTTAA
- the uvrB gene encoding excinuclease ABC subunit UvrB — translation MEFKLVSEFSPTGDQPDAIKELSAGILAGEKYQTLLGVTGSGKTFSVANVVKEVKKPTLVLAHNKTLAAQLYSEFKQFFPENAVEYFVSYYDYYQPEAYIPVTGTYIEKDLSINDDIERLRLSTTSSLLSGRRDVLVVASVSCLYGIGNPVEFKKNVIPIHRDQQISRTKFLHQLVQSLYSRTEIEIKSGTFKVKGDVVTIYPSYGDNGYRVHFFGDEIEEIESFDLESQTVLENFDELNIYPANLFVTSPDVLQNAIHQIQDDMMKQVDYFKEIGKHLEAKRLKERTEFDLEMIRELGYCSGIENYSRYLDGREPGTRPFCLLDYFPDDYLMVIDESHVTVPQTHAMYGGDRSRKENLVEYGFRLPAAMDNRPLKFDEFEALQNQTIFVSATPADYELEKTEGVFVEQVIRPTGLLDPIIEIRPSINQIDDLIEEIQVRVEKDERTLVTTLTKRMAEELTKYLTRVDIRCRYIHSDVDTLERVEIMQDLRKGLFDVLIGVNLLREGLDLPEVSLVAILDADKEGFLRSHRSLTQTIGRAARNVNGLAIMYADKITNSMQKTIDETERRREKQIAYNTANNITPTQINKKIDNTLSKSAISSYHYDNAKQVAAEQDLQYLPKEEIEKRIREKRKAMEAAAKNLDFIVAAKLRDEIAVLKEKI, via the coding sequence ATGGAATTTAAACTTGTATCCGAATTTTCGCCAACAGGAGATCAACCTGATGCTATAAAAGAACTTTCTGCAGGAATTTTAGCAGGAGAAAAATATCAAACATTATTAGGTGTTACTGGCTCAGGTAAAACTTTTTCTGTGGCAAATGTGGTAAAAGAAGTAAAAAAACCAACGTTGGTTTTGGCGCATAACAAAACTTTAGCAGCTCAACTATATTCAGAGTTTAAACAGTTTTTTCCAGAAAATGCTGTAGAATATTTTGTTTCTTACTACGATTATTATCAACCAGAAGCATATATTCCTGTTACTGGAACATACATAGAAAAAGATTTATCTATAAATGATGATATAGAAAGATTGCGTTTAAGTACAACCTCTTCCCTACTTTCTGGCAGACGAGATGTTTTAGTTGTGGCTTCAGTTTCTTGTTTATATGGTATTGGAAATCCTGTAGAATTCAAGAAAAACGTAATTCCTATTCACAGAGATCAGCAAATTTCTAGAACAAAATTTTTGCATCAACTAGTACAAAGTTTATATTCTAGAACAGAAATAGAAATAAAAAGCGGAACATTTAAGGTGAAAGGTGATGTTGTAACTATTTATCCTTCTTACGGTGATAATGGTTATCGTGTTCATTTTTTTGGTGATGAAATTGAAGAAATTGAATCTTTTGATTTAGAAAGCCAAACCGTTTTAGAAAATTTTGATGAACTCAATATTTATCCTGCAAACTTATTTGTAACCTCTCCAGATGTTTTACAAAATGCCATTCATCAAATTCAAGATGATATGATGAAACAAGTAGATTATTTTAAAGAAATAGGAAAACATTTAGAAGCAAAACGTTTAAAAGAACGCACTGAATTCGATTTAGAAATGATTCGTGAATTGGGGTATTGTTCTGGTATTGAAAACTATTCAAGATATTTAGATGGTCGTGAACCAGGTACAAGACCTTTCTGTTTGTTAGATTATTTTCCTGATGATTATTTAATGGTGATTGATGAAAGTCACGTTACTGTACCACAAACGCACGCAATGTATGGTGGAGATAGAAGTAGAAAAGAAAATTTAGTGGAATATGGTTTTCGATTGCCAGCAGCAATGGATAATCGTCCCTTAAAATTTGACGAATTTGAAGCTTTACAAAATCAAACCATTTTTGTTTCTGCAACTCCTGCAGATTATGAATTAGAAAAAACAGAAGGTGTTTTTGTAGAGCAAGTAATTAGGCCAACAGGTTTATTAGATCCTATTATAGAAATTAGACCAAGTATTAATCAAATTGATGATTTAATAGAAGAAATACAAGTTAGAGTAGAAAAAGACGAACGTACTTTAGTAACTACTTTAACCAAAAGAATGGCTGAGGAATTGACCAAATATTTAACAAGAGTTGATATACGTTGTAGATACATTCATTCTGATGTAGATACTTTAGAACGAGTAGAAATTATGCAAGATTTGCGTAAAGGTTTGTTTGATGTTTTAATTGGAGTGAACCTATTAAGAGAAGGTTTAGATTTACCAGAAGTTTCTTTAGTTGCCATTTTAGATGCGGATAAAGAAGGTTTTTTAAGAAGTCATCGTTCTTTAACACAAACTATTGGTAGAGCTGCAAGAAACGTAAATGGTTTGGCAATTATGTATGCTGATAAAATAACCAATAGTATGCAAAAAACCATAGATGAAACTGAACGTAGACGTGAAAAACAGATTGCTTATAATACTGCAAATAACATTACTCCTACTCAAATCAATAAAAAAATTGACAATACATTATCTAAATCTGCCATTTCTAGTTATCATTATGACAATGCCAAACAAGTTGCTGCAGAACAAGATTTACAATATTTACCAAAAGAAGAAATAGAAAAACGCATTAGAGAAAAACGCAAAGCAATGGAAGCTGCAGCTAAAAATTTAGATTTTATTGTAGCTGCAAAATTACGAGATGAAATTGCTGTTTTAAAAGAGAAAATTTAA
- a CDS encoding alpha-ketoglutarate-dependent dioxygenase AlkB family protein gives MDLFSSDKITNILPFDGVTNYHGIVLNKQQCDFYYQQLFNKINWKNDEAIIFGKKIITKRKVAWYGASEYSYTYSKVTKRANLWIPELLELKAIVEQESNETYNSCLLNLYHSGEEGMAYHSDGEKMMKKNGAIASLSLGAERKFSFKHKENKQRIDIVLERGSLLVMKKGTQTHWLHRLPPTKKVHSPRINLTFRTIEL, from the coding sequence ATGGATTTATTTTCTTCGGATAAAATTACTAACATTTTACCTTTTGATGGCGTTACAAATTATCACGGAATTGTGTTAAATAAACAACAGTGTGATTTTTATTATCAGCAATTATTCAATAAAATAAATTGGAAGAATGATGAAGCTATAATTTTTGGTAAAAAGATCATCACCAAAAGAAAAGTGGCTTGGTATGGAGCATCAGAATATTCTTATACGTATTCTAAAGTTACAAAAAGAGCAAACCTTTGGATACCTGAATTGTTAGAACTTAAAGCAATTGTAGAACAAGAATCTAATGAAACTTATAATTCTTGTTTGTTAAACTTATATCATTCAGGAGAAGAAGGAATGGCTTATCATTCTGATGGAGAAAAAATGATGAAAAAAAATGGAGCAATTGCCTCTTTATCTTTAGGTGCTGAACGAAAATTTTCTTTTAAACATAAAGAGAACAAACAAAGAATTGATATTGTTTTAGAAAGAGGAAGTTTATTAGTGATGAAAAAAGGAACTCAAACCCATTGGCTACACAGATTACCACCTACTAAAAAAGTACATTCGCCAAGAATTAATTTAACGTTTAGAACTATTGAATTGTAG